The sequence below is a genomic window from Streptomyces sudanensis.
GACGCCCAGGCCGACCTCCGTCGCGATCATGAACGGGCGCAGGTACAGCGACTCCTCGCCGCCGTGCGGCGGGACCCACTCCGCGTCCTGCCGGACCAGGGCGTCGCAGGCGGCGACGAAGGTCTCCACGGGCAGTTCGGGCATGGCCAGGCGGCGGGCGGAGCGCTGGAAGCGCTCGGCGTTGGCCTCCGGGCGGAACAGCGAGACCGAGCCGTCGGGGCGCCGGTAGGCCTTCAGGCCCTCGAAGATCTCCTGCGCGTAGTGCAGGGTCATGTTGGCGGGGTCGATGGACAGCGGCGCGTACGGCGTGAGCTGCGCGTCGTGCCAGCCGCGGCCCGCCGTCCACCGGATGGTCACCATGTGGTCGGTGAAGTGGCGGCCGAAGCCGGGGTTGGCCAGGATCGCCTCGCGCTGAGCGGCGGACAGCGGGGTCGAGGAGGGCTTGAGCTCGATCGTCGTGGGCGTCGTCATGACTGCTGTGTCCTTCACCGGTGGAGTGGGTCGGACCGCGCCCATGCCGCCGCTCCGGCCGCTGTCGCTGCCGGGGCGTCCGAACAACACCGCATGCCGCGGCCCTGTGTCCGATTATCGCCTGGAGGAACCGTGGCGGGAAAACGGGTGGGTCGTGGTCCGTGGGTTCGATGGTGGCACCCGTCGCCGCACGGGAGGAGCCGCCGGCGCTCGCGCGGTCCGGCGGCCGTTCCCGGCGTTCCCGGGCCGGCGGGTCAGCCCGCCGCGCGCGCCGCGAGCGCGTCGCCGATCTCGTCCGTGGTGCGCGCGCCGGACCCGGCACGGCCGGCGAGGTCGGCGGCGACCGCCTCCTCGACGCGGGCGGCCTCGGCCTCGTACCCGAGGTGGCGGAGCATCAGCGCGACGGAGAGGACGGTAGCGGTGGGGTCGGCCTCGCCCCGGCCCGCGATGTCGGGCGCGGAACCGTGGACGGGCTCGAACATCGAGGGGAACGCGCCCGTCGGGTTGATGTTGCCGGACGCGGCCAGGCCGATGCCTCCGGTCACGGCGGCGGCGAGGTCGGTGAGGATGTCGCCGAAGAGGTTGTCGGTGACGACGACGTCGAAGCGCTCGGGCCGGGTGACGAAGAAGATCGTCGCCGCGTCGACGTGCAGGTAGTCGGTGGTGACCCCGGGGTACTCCCCGCCCACCCTGTCGAAGACGCTCCGCCACAGGCGGCCGGCGTGGACGAGGACGTTGTCCTTGTGGACGAGCGTCAGCTTCCTGCGGGGGCGGGCCGCCGCCCGCTCGTACGCGTCGCGGACGACGCGCTCGACGCCGTACGCCGTGTTGACGCCGACCTCCGTGGCGACCTCGGCCGGCGTCCCGGTGCGCAGGCTTCCGCCGTTGCCCGTGTACGGGCCCTCGGTGCCCTCCCGTACGACGACGAAATCGATGTCGGGGCGGCCCGCGAGCGGGGTCGCGGCGTGCGGGAGGAGCCTGGCCGGGCGCAGGTTCACGTAGTGGTCGAAGGCGAAGCGCAGCTTCAGCAGCAGCCCCCGTTCCAGCACCCCGGACGGCACGGAGGGGTCGCCGATCGCGCCGAGGAGGATGGCGTCGTGGTCCTTGAGGGACTCCAGGTCCGCGTCGGGGAGGGTCTCGCCCGTGCGGTGCCAGCGCCGGGCGCCGAGGTCGTACTCCCGGATCCGCGGTTCCACGTCCCGCGGGAGGACCGCGCGGAGGACCTTGAGTCCCTGGGACACGACCTCCGGGCCGATGCCGTCGCCGGGGATCACTGCGAGATTGAGGCTGCGAGACATGCCGGCACCCTACCTTTCGTCCCATTCCCCGACATGGAGCGTCCGGAATGCGGACCGGTCTCCGGTCGGGCCCGGCCGGGCGGCCGGGCCCGACCGGGGGAAGACAAAACGGCGGCGGCACCGGGGTGCCGCCGCCGTGCGGGGCCGGTCAGCGGCCGGTGGAGCCGCCGTTGTCCCGGCGGTCCAGGGCGCGCTGGAGGGCGGCGGCGGCGTTCCCGCGCTCGGCCTCGGTGGGCCGGGTGCCCGTGTGGCGGACGCGGCGGGAACGGCGGGCAGGGGTGGAGGTGTTCATGGCGAAGGCTCCTCGTGCAGGGCGGATGCGGGAGGCGCCGGAAGGGGCGGAGAGCGCCTGCCGCAGGGGTGGCCTGCCGGAGGGCACCGCGCTCTGGTCCGCCGTTCGCTGATGGAGCGAGACGTTCGGCTCCCTCCACGCTAGGCGAGCGCGCGTCCCCTGTCTCCACGATTGCTCGGACTTCCTACTATCTGAGACGGCCCACCGCGCCCCGCCCTCCGCGACCCGGTCCGCCGCGCGGTCACAGCACGTCGCCGTCCCGCCAGTCGAACTGCAGCGGCCCGTCCTCGGGAACGGGCAGCGGCCGTCCGGCGGCGGGGCGCAGGAAGGTGCAGTCCTCCCCGTCCGCCAGGCGGGCCACGCCCCGCGGGCCGTACCCCTCGATCCGGCCGTTCCACAGGTGCCAGCCGCGCGAGCGGTAGAGGGCGGCGCCCTCGTCGGAGGCGCCCAGGGCGCCGAAGTCGTACGCGCCGTCGACCACCTCCTCCAGCGCGGCCACCACCCGGCCGCCGAGCCCCTGGCGGCGGCGTTCCGGGCGCACCCCCACGGCCTCGACGTACCCGACGCGGTGGGCGCGCCCGGCGTGCACGACGCGGCGCATGACGACGCTGCCGTGGGCGACGATCCGCCCCCGGGCGTCCTCGACGTACGCGTGGACGCCGCCCAGGCCGTGCTCCCAGTCCTCCTCGCCCAGGTCCCCGTCGAAGGCGTCCTCCAGCATGGCGCGGATCGCCGCGAGCACGGCCGGCGTCAACGCGTAGGTGTGGGCGGTGTGGAGACGATCGCTCATACCGCCCACTGTGGCACCGCCGCGGGCGCGGCGGCCCGGCTTCGGCACACGTTCACGCCATGGGCGGCGGGGTCCGCGCGCACCGGCCGGCGGACGGCCGGGCCGTCGGTGCCCGCGCGGCCGCGTCGGCGGAGGAGGGGACGCCCTGCGGGCCGCCCGTCCCGGAGGTCGGCGCTGCCGGGGGCCGGCCCCCGTGCCCGGACGGCGGAGGAGCCCGCGGCCGGGGGAACGCGACGTGAACGCCTCGTCGCCGCAGGCGGGCGGGCGCGCGGTTCCGAAGCGGGGCCCGAAGCGGCACCGCCCCCGCCCGGCGCGGAGGCCGGGCGGGGNCGGTGNGGGGCGGCCGGTGCGGGCCGGGGGCGTCAGCCCATGTGCGGGTAGCCGTACTCGGTCGGCGGGACCAGCGTCTCCTTGATGGCGCGGGTCAGCGTCCAGCGCATCAGGTTCTGCGGGGCGCCGGCCTTGTCGTTGGTGCCGGAGGCGCGGCCGCCGCCGAAGGGCTGCTGGCCGACCACGGCGCCGGTCGACTTGTCGTTGATGTAGAAGTTGCCCGCGGCGTACCGCAGCTTGTCCATCGCGTACGCGACGGCGGCGCGGTCGTTGGCGATGATCGAGCCGGTCAGCGCGTAGGCGGAGACCGCCTCCATCTGCTCCAGCATCTCCTCGTACCGGTCGTCCTCGTAGACGTGCACGGCGAGGATCGGGCCGAAGTACTCCTCCCGGAAGACCTCGTTCTCCGGGTCGGCGCACTCGATGACGGTCGGGCGGACGAAGTAGCCCACCGAGTCGTCGTAGGTGCCGCCCGCGACGACCGTGCACGCCGGGTCGGCCTGGGCGCGGTCGATCGCCGCCTTGTTCTTGGCGAACGCGCGGTCGTCGATGACGGCCCCGACGAAGTTCGACAGGTCGGTGACGTCGCCCATCCTGATGCCGTCGACCTCGGCCGCGAACTCCTCCTTGAAGCCGGAGTTCCAGATCGAGGCCGGGATGTACGCGCGCGAGGTCGCCGAGCACTTCTGGCCCTGGTACTCGAAGGCGCCGCGGGTCAGCGCGGTCTTCAGGACGGCGCGGTCGGCGCTGGGGTGGGCGACGACGAAGTCCTTGCCGCCGGTCTCGCCGACGATCCGGGGGTAGGAGCGGTACTTCTCGATGTTGTTGCCGACCGTCTTCCACAGGTGCCGGAAGGTGCGGGTCGAGCCGGTGAAGTGGATGCCGGCGAGCATCGGGTGCTCCAGGGCCACCTCGGAGACGGCGATGCCGTCGCCGGTCACCAGGTTGACGACGCCCTTCGGCAGGCCGGCCTCCTCCAGCAGCTCCATCAGCAGCACGGCGGCGTGGGTCTGCGTCGGGGACGGCTTCCACACCACGACGTTGCCCATCAGGGCGGGGGCGGTGGGGAGGTTGCCCGCGATGGCGGTGAAGTTGAACGGCGTGATCGCGTAGACGAAGCCCTCCAGCGGGCGGTGGTCCAGGCGGTTCCACACGCCGGGCGCGTTCGCCGGGGGCTGCTCGGCGAGCAGGTCGCGGGCGTACTTGACGTTGAAGCGCCAGAAGTCGACGAGCTCGCACGGGGTGTCGATCTCGGCCTGCTGGGCGGTCTTCGACTGGCCGAGCATGGTGGAGGCGGCGAGCGTCTCGCGCCACGGGCCGGACAGCAGCTCGGCGGCGCGCAGGAAGATCGCGGCGCGGTCGTCGAAGGACATCGCGCGCCAGGCCGGGGCGGCGGCCAGGGCGGCGTCGATCGCGTCCCGGGCGTCCTGCTGCGTGGCCGCGGCGAAGGTGCCGATGACGGCCCGGTGGTTGTGCGGCTGGACGACGTCCACCCGCTCGCCGCCGCCCATGCGCTTGACGCCGCCGATGGTCATCGGCAGGTCGATCGGGTTCTCGGCCAGCTCCTTGAGCCTGGCCTCCAGCCGGGCCCGCTCGGGGGAGCCGGGGGCGTAGCCGTGCACCGGCTCGTTGACCGGCGCGGGAACCTGGGTCACAGCGTCCATGGGTCTCGTAACTCCTTTGGTGAGGGGGTCAGGGGCGTGGCCCCACGGGCTCCGGATCAGTTCTTGGTGATCATCGAGCGGGCGAAGAACAGCAGGTTGGCGGGCTTCTCGGCGAGGCGGCGCATGAAGTAGCCGTACCAGTCGGTCCCGTACGCCGTGTAGACCCTCATCCGGTGGCCCTCGGCCGCCAGCCGCAGGTGCTCCTCGCTGCGGATGCCGTACAGCATCTGGAACTCGTACTCGTCCAGTCTGCGCCCGTGGCGGCGCGCGAGCTCCTGCGCGACGGCGATGAGCCGCGGGTCGTGCGAGCCGATCATGGGGTAGCCCTCGCCCGCCATGAGGGTCCTGAGGTGGCGGACGTACGCCCGGTCGATCTCCGCCCGGTCCTGGTACGCCACGGAGGCCGGCTCCTTGTAGGCGCCCTTCACCAGGCGGACCCGGCTGCCGTTCGCGGCGAGGCGGCGCACGTCCTCCCCGGTGCGGAAGAGGTACGCCTGGACGACGCAGCCGGTCTGCGGGAAGTCCTTCCGCAGCTCCTCGTGGATGGCGAACATCGAGTCGAGGGTGGTGTGGTCCTCGGCGTCCAGCGTGACGGTGGTGCCGATGGCGGCGGCGGCCTCCACGACGGGCCGGACGTTGGCGAGGGCCAGCTCGTGGCCGCCCGGGAATCCGGCCGCGGGCCCGGAGGACCCTCCGCCGGGGGTGGTGGGTGACGGGAGGGACTGGCCGAACATCGACAGCTTGACGGACATCTCCGCCCTGCCGCCCAGGCCCAGCGGCTCCAGGCGGCGGACGAGCTCCAGGTAGGCGTCGCGGGCGGCGGCGGCCTGCTCGGGGGTGGTGATGTCCTCGCCGACCACGTCGAGGGTGACGTCGAGCCCCTTGCCCGTGAGGTCGGTGACGACGGGGAGGACCTGGTCGACGGTCTCACCGGGGATGAAGCGGTCGACGACCGGCCTGGTCACCGGGGCCGCCGACACGATGCGTCGCATCTTGTCGCTGCGCGAGGCGGCGAGGATCACGGGACCCAGCACGGGGCACCTCCACGAACGGGGGTCGAACGGAACAAGGCGGCCGGAATCCGGTGTCGCGGAAACGGCACGGAGAACCACCGTGAAACCTAAGGATCCTCCCGGGAACAAGCCATCGACAGCTGTCACGCATCCGTGCCGCGGATCTCAGACACATGTCTGAAGAGGTGGCAGAATGTCCGGGTGAAAGGCGACTACCAAGAGCTGGTCGACGAGATCTCGGCGCTCCTCGGCGCCCCGGCCACCCTGGAGGACCGGGATTTCGGGCTGATCGCCTTCGGCGCGCACGACGGCGAGGACGCCTCCGCCATGGACCCGGTCCGCACGCGCTCGATCCTCACCCGCACGTCCACCCCCGCCGTGCGGGCCTGGTTCGAGGGGTTCGGCATCGCCCGGGCGACCGGCCCCGTCCGCATCCCCGCCGCACCGGACGCGGGCGTGTACCGGGACCGCCTCTGCCTGCCCGTGCGCCACCGGGGCGTCGTCCTCGGATACGTGTGGCTGCTCGACGCCTCGCCCGGCCCGGCGCCGGACCGGCTGGCCGCGGCCATGGAGGTGGCCGCCCGGATCGGGGCCCTGCTCGCCGGGGAGGAGCGGGCCGGCGCCGACCTGTCGCGCGAACTGCGCGCCGTGCTGACCGCCCAGCGGGGGTGGCGGTACGACCTGGCGGTGGCCGCCCTGCGCTCGGCGCTCGGCCCGGACGCGGACGGGCCGCACGCCCTGGTGTGCGTCGGCCCCTGGCCGGGCGGCGACGGGCCCTCGGTCCGTACGGCCCCGGGCACCGCGGCCCTGTGCGCGGCGCCGTGGCCGGTGCCGGGCGGACGGGGGACGCAGGACGCCGCGGGNCCCNNNNNNNNNNNNNNNNNNNNNNNNNNNNNNNNNNNNNNNNNNNNNNNNNNNNNNNNNNNNNNGACGGCCGCCGCCCGGCTGCGCGACGCCGCGGGGCCGGGCGCCGCCGCCGGCGTGGCCGCTCCGCGGCGGGGCCTGGCGGAGCTGGCCGCGGCCTGGGCGGAGGCCGCGTCGGCGGTACGCGCGGCACTGGCCGAGCCGCGCCTGGGCCCGGTCGCGCCCTGGGCGTCCATCGGCCCGTACCGGCTGCTCACCGCGCTGCCCCCGGACGCCGCCGGCGACCCGGCGGTACGGCCGCTGCTGGACCGGTCGCACGCCGAACTGGCCCGCACCGCCGAGGTGTTCCTCGACCACGCGGGACAGGCGGGCCGCACGGCCTCGGCGCTCGGCATCCACCGGCAGACCCTGTACTACCGGCTCTCCCGGATCGAGCAGCTCACCGGCCTGGACCTCGGCGACGGGGAGGAGCGGCTGCTGCTGCACATGGCCCTGAAGGCCCACCGGCTGCGCACCGGGGACGGGTGAGTACCCGGCCCCGCGGGCGCCGGGGAGGCCGGGCACCGGGCCGCGGCGGGCGGGTACCGCGACCGGCGTGCCACGGAAGGGTGTTCCGTGCGCCGCCGGGCCGCCCGCCGATGCCCGTGGCGCCCCGGCCCCGGCGCGCGGCGGGGGTGCGCCGGACGTGCGGCGCCCCCGCCCGCTCGGGGTGCGGACGGGGGCGGCGGGGGCGTCAGACGAGGTTGATCGAGCGGGCGGAGGTCGCGCCCACCTCGTCGGCCAGCTCCGTGAGGACCTGCTGCGGCACCGTGTCGTCGACGGTCAGGACGGCCAGCGCCTCGCCCCCCTCCTCGGCACGGGAGACCTGCATGCCGGCGATGTTCAGGCCGGCCTCGCCGAGGATCCGGCCGACCGTGCCGACGACGCCCGGGCGGTCCTCGTAGCGCAGGACCACCATGTGGTCGGCGAGCGCGAGGTCCACGTCGAAGTCGCCGACGGCGACGATCTTCTGGAGGTGCTTGGGCCCGACCAGCGTGCCGGACACGGCGACCTCCTCACCGCTGCCGAGCGTGCCCCGGACGGTGAGGACGTTGCGGTGGTCGGGCGACTCGCTGCTGGTGGTGAGCCGCACCTCGACGCCCCGCTCCTGCGCGAACAGCGGGGCGTTGACGTAGGAGACGGTCTCGTCGACGACGTCCTCGAAGACGCCCTTGAGGGCGGACAGCTCCAGCACCTTGACGTCGTGCTGGGTGATCTCGCCGCACACCTCGACGTCGAGGCGGACCGCGACCTCGCCGGCGAGGGCCGTGAAGATCCGGCCGAGGCGCTCGGCCAGCGGCAGGCCCGGCTTGACGTCCTCCGCGATGACCCCGCCCTGGACGTTCACCGCGTCGGGGACCAGCTCGCCGGCGAGGGCGAGGCGGACCGAGCGGGCGACGGCGACGCCCGCCTTCTCCTGTGCCTCGTCCGTGGACGCGCCGAGGTGCGGCGTGCAGACGACCTGGTCCAGCCGGAACAGCGGCGAGTCCGTGCACGGCTCCTTGGCGTACACGTCGAGGCCGGCGCCGGCGACGCGGCCCTCCTCCAGCGCCGCGTACAGCGCCTCCTCGTCGACGATGCCGCCGCGGGCGGCGTTGACGATGCGGACGGTCGGCTTGACCTTGCGCAGCGCCTCGTCGCCGATGAGGCCGACCGTCTCGGGCGTCTTGGGCAGGTGGACGGTGATGAAGTCGGAGGTCTCCAGCAGCTCGTCCAGGGAGATCAGCCTGACGCCCATCTGCGCGGCGCGGGCCGGCTGGACGTACGGGTCGTAGGCGACGACCCGCATGCCGAAGGCGGACATGCGCTGGGCGACCAGGACGCCGATGCGGCCGAGGCCGACGACGCCGAGGGTCTTCTCGCTCAGCTCGACGCCGGTGTACCTGCTGCGCTTCCACTCGCCGTTCTTCAGGGCGGCGTTGGCCTGCGGGATGTTGCGGGCCGTGGCGATCAGCAGGCCGCAGGCGAGTTCGGCGGCGGTGACGATGTTGGACGTGGGGGCGTTGACGACCATCACGCCGGCCTTGGTGGCGGCGGAGACGTCGACGTTGTCCAGGCCCACGCCGGCGCGGGCGACGACCTTGAGCCTCCGCGCGGCGGCGATGGCCTCGGCGTCGACCCGGGTGGCGGAGCGGACCAGGATCGCGTCGGCGTCGGCGACGGCGGGGAGCAGCTTCTCCCGGTCCGCCCCGTCGCAGTGCCGGATCTCGAAGTCGGGGCCGAGGGCGTCGACGGTGGCGGGCGACAGCTCTTCGGCGATGAGTACGACGGGTTTCGGGCTCACGTGGGTCCTCACAAGTCCAGTGCGGACGGCCGTCCCGACGGCCGCAGGCGGTGGAGGGGGCATGCCGCGTGGAAGACGCACGACGCTGTGGGCCTGACGCGTACTGCTGTGCAGTCTAGTGGCGGCGGGGCCGGTCCCCGCGTCTCATCGGGGAGATCACCCGCATGGTGCCGGGCGGCGCGGGCGCGCCTGCGGCGGGCGGGGCCGGGCGGTGTGCCGGGCCCCGCCCGCCGGTGGGCTCACGCCTCGTCGTCCACCCAGCTCATGAGCTTGCGCAGCTCCTTGCCGGTGGTCTCCAGCAGGTGCTCGGAGTCCTGCGTCTTGTACTCCTGGTACTTCTTCAGGCCGCCGTGGTACTCGTCCATCCAGTTCCTGGCGAACGTGCCGTCCTGGATCTCGGAGAGGACCTTGCGCATCTCGGCCTTGGTGGCGTCCGTGACGATGCGCGGGCCCGTGACGTAGTCGCCCCACTCGGCGGTCTCGGAGACCGACCAGCGCATCTTCTCCAGGCCGCCCTCGTACATGAGGTCCACGATCAGCTTCAGCTCGTGGAGGCACTCGAAGTAGGCGATCTCCGGCTGGTAGCCGGCCTCGACCAGGGTCTCGAAGCCCGCCTTGACCAGCGCGGAGGCGCCGCCGCAGAGCACGGCCTGCTCGCCGAACAGGTCGGTCTCGGTCTCCTCGGTGAAGGTGGTCCTGATGACGCCCGCGCGCGTGCCGCCGATGGCCTTGGCGTACGACAGGGCGAGGGCGAAGGCGCCGCCGGTGGCGTCCTGCTCGACGGCCGCGATCGCCGGGACGCCGCGGCCCTCCTCGTACTGGCGGCGGACCAGGTGGCCCGGGCCCTTCGGGGCGACCAGCGCGACGTCCACGCCCGCCGGGGGCTTGATGAAGCCGAAGCGGATGTTGAAGCCGTGGGCGAAGAACAGCGCGTCGCCGTCCTTCAGGTTGTCCTTGACGGACTCCTCGTAGACCTGCGCCTGGATCGGGTCCGGGATCAGGATCATGATCACGTCGGCTTCGGCGGAGGCCTGCGCCGGGGTGACGACGCGCAGGCCCTGCTCCTCGGCCTTCGCCCTGGACGTGGAGCCCTCGTGCAGACCGACGCGGACGTCGACGCCGGAGTCGCGCAGGGACAGCGCGTGGGCGTGGCCCTGGCTGCCGTAACCGATCACCGCGACCTTGCGGCCCTGGATGATAGACAGGTCGGCGTCGTCGTCGTAGAACAGCTCGGCCACTGGGTCTCTCCTTGGATGGTCTGGTGGTGCGTCCCACCGTACGGTGGGCGGGAATCGGGACGTCGGGGGAACTCGGGGCGCGGACTACGCCGAGCGGTCGAGTGCGCGCAGCGACCGGTCCGTGATGGACCGGGCACCGCGCCCTATGGCGATCGTGCCGGACTGGACGAGCTCCTTGATGCCGAACTGCTCCAGCATCTTCAGCATCGCTTCGAGCTTGTCACTCGATCCGGTGGCCTCGATGGTGACCGCCTCGGGTGAGACGTCGACGGTCTTGGCGCGGAACAGCTGGACGATCTCGACGACCTGGGAGCGGGTCTCGTTGTCGGCGCGGACCTTCACGAGGACGAGCTCGCGCTGGATCGCGGCGGCGGGCTCCAGCTCGACGATCTTCAGGACGTTGACCAGCTTGTTGAGCTGCTTGGTCACCTGCTCCAGCGGGAGGTCCTCGACGGTGACCACGATGGTGATGCGGGAGATCTCGGGGTGCTCGGTGACGCCGACGGCGAGCGAGTCGATGTTGAAGCCCCGGCGGGAGAAGAGGGCGGCGATCCTGGCCAGGATGCCGGGGGTGTTCTCCACCAGGACGGAGAGGGTGTGCTTGGACATGGTGCGGTGCCTCGGCTCTCTCAGTCGTCTTCGCCGTCGCCGAAGTCGGGACGGACGCCGCGGGCGGCCATGACCTCGTCGTTGGAGGTGCCGGCGGCGACCATGGGCCACACCTGGGCGTCCTCGTGGACGATGAAGTCGACGACGACGGGGCGGTCGTCGACGGCGTTGGCCGCGGCGATGACCTCGTCCAGGTCCTCGGGGCGTTCGCAGCGCATCGCGACGCAGCCCATCGCCTCGGCCAGTTTCACGAAGTCCGGGACGCGGGTGCCCGCGGCGGGGTTCCCGTCGGACGCCTGCGCTCCGGAGCGCAGGACGGTGTTGGAGTAGCGCTGGTTGTAGAACAGCGTCTGCCACTGGCGGACCATGCCGAGGGCGCCGTTGTTGATGATGGCGACCTTGATCGGGATGTTGTTCAGCGCGCAGGTGACCAGCTCCTGGTTGGTCATCTGGAAGCAGCCGTCGCCGTCGATGGCCCAGACGGTGCGGTCGGGGGCCCCGGCCTTGGCGCCCATGGCGGCCGGGACGGCGTAGCCCATGGTCCCGGCGCCGCCGGAGTTGAGCCAGGTGCCCGGCTTCTCGTAGTCGATGAAGTGGGCGGCCCACATCTGGTGCTGGCCGACGCCGGCCGCGAAGATCGTGCCCTCGGGCGCCAGCCGGCCGATGCGCTGGATGACCTGCTGGGGGGCGAGGCTGCCGTCCTCCGGCTGGTCGTAGCCGAGGGGGTAGGTCTCGCGCCAGCGGTTGAGGTCCTTCCACCAGGCGCTGTAGTCCCCGGTGTTGCCGGCGGTGTGCTCCGCCTGGACGGCCTGGACCAGGTCGGCGATCACCTCGCGGGCGTCGCCGACGATCGGCACGTCGGCGGCGCGGTTCTTGCCGATCTCGGCCGGGTCGATGTCGGCGTGGACGATCTTGGCGTACGGGGCGAAGCTGTCCAGCCTGCCGGTGACGCGGTCGTCGAAGCGGGCGCCCAGCGCGACGATCAGGTCGGCCTTCTGCAGGGCGGTCACGGCGGTGACGGAGCCGTGCATCCCCGGCATGCCGACGTGCTGCGGATGGGTGTCGGGGAAGGCTCCGAGGGCCATCAGCGTGGTGGTGACGGGGGCGCCGGTCAGCTCGGCGAGGATCTTCAGCTCGGCGGTGGCGCCGGCCTTGAGGACGCCGCCGCCGACGTACAGGACCGGGCGCCTGGCGGACGTGATCAGCTTGGCGGCCTCGCGGATCTGCTTGGCGTGCGGCTTGGTGACCGGGCGGTAGCCGGGCAGGTCCGTCTGCGGGGGCCAGCTGAAGGTGGTCCTCGCCTGGAGGGCGTCCTTGGAGATGTCGACGAGGACGGGGCCGGGGCGGCCGGTGGAGGCGATGTGGAAGGCCTCGGCGATGGTCCTCGGGATGTCGTCGGCGCAGGTGACCAGGAAGTTGTGCTTGGTGATCGGCATGGTGATGCCGCAGATGTCGGCTTCCTGGAAGGCGTCGGTGCCGATCGCCTTGGAGGCGACCTGGCCGGTGATCGCGACGAGCGGGACGGAGTCCATGTGGGCGTCGGCGATCGGGGTGACCAGGTTGGTGGCGCCGGGGCCGGAGGTCGCCATGCAGACGCCGACCTTGCCGGTGGCCTGGGCGTAGCCGGTCGCCGCGTGGCCGGCTCCCTGCTCGTGGCGGACCAGGACGTGGCGGACCCTGACGGAGTCCATCATCGGGTCGTAGGCGGGCAGGATCGCGCCGCCGGGGATGCCGAACACCGTCTCGGCCCCGACTTCCTCGAGCGAGCGGATCAGGGCCTGGGCGCCCGTGACGTCCTCGACGGTGGCGGAGGGCTGTCCGCCGGAACGGGGCCGTGGCTGCGGATGGTGGGCCCCGGTGGCCTGCTCGGTCATCGGCATTCTCTTCTCGAAGCTGAGGGTTTGGGCGAGGGTTTTTCGGCGGGTCTGTCGTTGTCTGTCAGAGTCTGTCGCGAGGTGCCCGTGCAACAAAAAACCCCTCGTGCCGTGGGGCAAGCGAGGGGAGCGCGCCGGAGGAGGGTCCGCGGGGTCATCGTGGACCCGCTCAGCCGACGCGCTTTCCGATTACGAGAATTCGGGTGCGCATGGCACTGACCCTCCACCCGGCGCACCGCC
It includes:
- the ilvC gene encoding ketol-acid reductoisomerase; translated protein: MAELFYDDDADLSIIQGRKVAVIGYGSQGHAHALSLRDSGVDVRVGLHEGSTSRAKAEEQGLRVVTPAQASAEADVIMILIPDPIQAQVYEESVKDNLKDGDALFFAHGFNIRFGFIKPPAGVDVALVAPKGPGHLVRRQYEEGRGVPAIAAVEQDATGGAFALALSYAKAIGGTRAGVIRTTFTEETETDLFGEQAVLCGGASALVKAGFETLVEAGYQPEIAYFECLHELKLIVDLMYEGGLEKMRWSVSETAEWGDYVTGPRIVTDATKAEMRKVLSEIQDGTFARNWMDEYHGGLKKYQEYKTQDSEHLLETTGKELRKLMSWVDDEA
- a CDS encoding proline dehydrogenase family protein gives rise to the protein MLGPVILAASRSDKMRRIVSAAPVTRPVVDRFIPGETVDQVLPVVTDLTGKGLDVTLDVVGEDITTPEQAAAARDAYLELVRRLEPLGLGGRAEMSVKLSMFGQSLPSPTTPGGGSSGPAAGFPGGHELALANVRPVVEAAAAIGTTVTLDAEDHTTLDSMFAIHEELRKDFPQTGCVVQAYLFRTGEDVRRLAANGSRVRLVKGAYKEPASVAYQDRAEIDRAYVRHLRTLMAGEGYPMIGSHDPRLIAVAQELARRHGRRLDEYEFQMLYGIRSEEHLRLAAEGHRMRVYTAYGTDWYGYFMRRLAEKPANLLFFARSMITKN
- a CDS encoding GNAT family N-acetyltransferase produces the protein MSDRLHTAHTYALTPAVLAAIRAMLEDAFDGDLGEEDWEHGLGGVHAYVEDARGRIVAHGSVVMRRVVHAGRAHRVGYVEAVGVRPERRRQGLGGRVVAALEEVVDGAYDFGALGASDEGAALYRSRGWHLWNGRIEGYGPRGVARLADGEDCTFLRPAAGRPLPVPEDGPLQFDWRDGDVL
- the ilvN gene encoding acetolactate synthase small subunit; protein product: MSKHTLSVLVENTPGILARIAALFSRRGFNIDSLAVGVTEHPEISRITIVVTVEDLPLEQVTKQLNKLVNVLKIVELEPAAAIQRELVLVKVRADNETRSQVVEIVQLFRAKTVDVSPEAVTIEATGSSDKLEAMLKMLEQFGIKELVQSGTIAIGRGARSITDRSLRALDRSA
- a CDS encoding 3-isopropylmalate dehydrogenase, with product MSRSLNLAVIPGDGIGPEVVSQGLKVLRAVLPRDVEPRIREYDLGARRWHRTGETLPDADLESLKDHDAILLGAIGDPSVPSGVLERGLLLKLRFAFDHYVNLRPARLLPHAATPLAGRPDIDFVVVREGTEGPYTGNGGSLRTGTPAEVATEVGVNTAYGVERVVRDAYERAAARPRRKLTLVHKDNVLVHAGRLWRSVFDRVGGEYPGVTTDYLHVDAATIFFVTRPERFDVVVTDNLFGDILTDLAAAVTGGIGLAASGNINPTGAFPSMFEPVHGSAPDIAGRGEADPTATVLSVALMLRHLGYEAEAARVEEAVAADLAGRAGSGARTTDEIGDALAARAAG
- a CDS encoding PucR family transcriptional regulator, encoding TAAARLRDAAGPGAAAGVAAPRRGLAELAAAWAEAASAVRAALAEPRLGPVAPWASIGPYRLLTALPPDAAGDPAVRPLLDRSHAELARTAEVFLDHAGQAGRTASALGIHRQTLYYRLSRIEQLTGLDLGDGEERLLLHMALKAHRLRTGDG
- the serA gene encoding phosphoglycerate dehydrogenase; the encoded protein is MSPKPVVLIAEELSPATVDALGPDFEIRHCDGADREKLLPAVADADAILVRSATRVDAEAIAAARRLKVVARAGVGLDNVDVSAATKAGVMVVNAPTSNIVTAAELACGLLIATARNIPQANAALKNGEWKRSRYTGVELSEKTLGVVGLGRIGVLVAQRMSAFGMRVVAYDPYVQPARAAQMGVRLISLDELLETSDFITVHLPKTPETVGLIGDEALRKVKPTVRIVNAARGGIVDEEALYAALEEGRVAGAGLDVYAKEPCTDSPLFRLDQVVCTPHLGASTDEAQEKAGVAVARSVRLALAGELVPDAVNVQGGVIAEDVKPGLPLAERLGRIFTALAGEVAVRLDVEVCGEITQHDVKVLELSALKGVFEDVVDETVSYVNAPLFAQERGVEVRLTTSSESPDHRNVLTVRGTLGSGEEVAVSGTLVGPKHLQKIVAVGDFDVDLALADHMVVLRYEDRPGVVGTVGRILGEAGLNIAGMQVSRAEEGGEALAVLTVDDTVPQQVLTELADEVGATSARSINLV
- the pruA gene encoding L-glutamate gamma-semialdehyde dehydrogenase; translated protein: MDAVTQVPAPVNEPVHGYAPGSPERARLEARLKELAENPIDLPMTIGGVKRMGGGERVDVVQPHNHRAVIGTFAAATQQDARDAIDAALAAAPAWRAMSFDDRAAIFLRAAELLSGPWRETLAASTMLGQSKTAQQAEIDTPCELVDFWRFNVKYARDLLAEQPPANAPGVWNRLDHRPLEGFVYAITPFNFTAIAGNLPTAPALMGNVVVWKPSPTQTHAAVLLMELLEEAGLPKGVVNLVTGDGIAVSEVALEHPMLAGIHFTGSTRTFRHLWKTVGNNIEKYRSYPRIVGETGGKDFVVAHPSADRAVLKTALTRGAFEYQGQKCSATSRAYIPASIWNSGFKEEFAAEVDGIRMGDVTDLSNFVGAVIDDRAFAKNKAAIDRAQADPACTVVAGGTYDDSVGYFVRPTVIECADPENEVFREEYFGPILAVHVYEDDRYEEMLEQMEAVSAYALTGSIIANDRAAVAYAMDKLRYAAGNFYINDKSTGAVVGQQPFGGGRASGTNDKAGAPQNLMRWTLTRAIKETLVPPTEYGYPHMG